The following proteins are co-located in the Desulfovibrio sp. genome:
- the metK gene encoding methionine adenosyltransferase: MHTKGKYFFTSESVTEGHPDKVADQISDAILDTLLAQDSNAHVACETLVTTGMAVIAGEITTSGYADLPHVVRETIKDIGYNSSDMGFDWQTCAVINAIGHQSPDIAQGVLREKPEDQGAGDQGMMFGFACNETSTLMPAPIYWAHQLSQQLAKVRKDGTVDIFRPDGKTQVSFEYQDGKPVRINNVVVSTQHSSNASQADVAEAVKKHVIRPILEPSGYFDEKACEIFINTTGRFVVGGPMGDCGLTGRKIIQDTYGGSGHHGGGAFSGKDPSKVDRSGAYMGRYIAKNVVAAGLAPVCEVQIAYCIGVAQPVSVLVSSQGTSDLPDELLTKAVREVFDLRPYFISKRLDLKRPIYQKSSCYGHFGRELPEFTWEKTDAVADLRTAAKV, encoded by the coding sequence ATGCACACCAAGGGCAAATACTTTTTCACTTCCGAATCTGTAACTGAAGGCCACCCTGACAAAGTCGCCGACCAGATTTCCGATGCCATTCTTGATACCCTGCTGGCACAGGACTCCAACGCCCACGTGGCCTGCGAAACCCTCGTTACCACAGGTATGGCCGTTATCGCTGGCGAAATCACCACCAGCGGCTACGCCGACCTGCCCCATGTGGTGCGCGAAACCATCAAGGACATCGGCTATAACAGCTCAGATATGGGCTTTGACTGGCAGACCTGCGCTGTCATCAACGCCATTGGCCACCAGTCGCCCGACATTGCCCAGGGTGTGCTGCGCGAAAAGCCCGAAGATCAGGGCGCGGGCGACCAGGGCATGATGTTTGGCTTTGCCTGCAACGAGACCTCCACCCTTATGCCCGCCCCCATCTACTGGGCACACCAGCTCTCGCAACAGCTGGCGAAAGTGCGCAAGGACGGCACGGTGGACATCTTCCGTCCCGACGGCAAGACCCAGGTTTCCTTTGAATATCAGGACGGCAAACCCGTGCGCATCAACAACGTGGTGGTCTCCACTCAGCACAGCTCCAACGCCAGCCAAGCTGATGTGGCCGAAGCCGTGAAGAAGCACGTCATTCGCCCCATTCTGGAACCCTCCGGCTATTTTGACGAAAAGGCCTGCGAAATCTTCATCAACACCACTGGCCGTTTTGTGGTGGGTGGCCCCATGGGCGACTGCGGTCTCACAGGCCGCAAGATCATTCAGGACACCTACGGCGGCAGCGGCCACCACGGCGGCGGCGCGTTCTCCGGCAAGGATCCCTCCAAGGTTGACCGTTCCGGCGCGTACATGGGCCGCTACATCGCCAAGAACGTTGTTGCCGCTGGCCTCGCCCCTGTGTGCGAAGTACAGATCGCCTACTGCATCGGCGTGGCCCAGCCCGTCAGCGTCCTCGTGTCCTCGCAGGGCACCAGCGATCTGCCGGACGAACTGCTGACCAAGGCCGTGCGCGAAGTCTTTGACCTGCGCCCCTATTTCATCAGCAAGCGCCTTGATCTCAAGCGCCCCATCTACCAGAAGTCTTCCTGCTACGGTCACTTTGGCCGCGAACTGCCGGAATTCACCTGGGAAAAGACTGATGCCGTAGCCGACCTGCGCACCGCCGCCAAGGTGTAG
- the panC gene encoding pantoate--beta-alanine ligase: protein MQIFTNPQELAAQCKAWHRAGDDIALVPTMGYYHQGHEDLMAFARTQAKRLVVSLFVNPTQFGPGEDLEAYPRNAERDADIARSHGADALFMPQPETMYAQDHATWVEVPELSRGLCGLTRPVHFRGVCTVVLKLFMLTGADIAVFGQKDWQQQAILRRMVRDLDVPVRIETRETVREADGLALSSRNVYLSPDERAHAPEIRKALLYAQKLAQSGETSVKLLREAVLRRWAEFLPMGRLDYLSIVHPESMTPLTEVTGPALMACAVRIGKARLIDNILLRP, encoded by the coding sequence ATGCAGATATTCACAAATCCCCAAGAGTTGGCGGCCCAATGCAAGGCCTGGCACCGCGCCGGAGACGACATCGCTCTGGTGCCTACCATGGGTTACTACCATCAGGGGCACGAAGACCTCATGGCCTTTGCCCGCACGCAGGCGAAACGCTTGGTGGTGAGCCTTTTTGTCAACCCTACCCAGTTTGGCCCCGGCGAGGATCTGGAAGCATACCCCCGCAATGCCGAGCGCGATGCGGACATAGCCCGCAGTCATGGGGCGGACGCGCTGTTTATGCCGCAGCCCGAAACCATGTACGCGCAGGACCACGCCACCTGGGTGGAAGTTCCTGAACTTTCCCGAGGCCTGTGCGGCCTCACCCGGCCTGTGCACTTTCGCGGTGTATGCACCGTGGTGCTCAAGCTCTTTATGCTGACCGGCGCGGATATTGCCGTATTTGGGCAGAAGGACTGGCAGCAGCAGGCCATTCTGCGCCGCATGGTGCGCGACCTTGATGTGCCTGTGCGCATTGAAACGCGCGAAACCGTGCGCGAAGCTGACGGCCTGGCCCTTTCCTCGCGCAACGTCTACCTCAGCCCGGACGAACGCGCCCATGCTCCAGAGATTCGCAAGGCTCTGCTTTACGCCCAAAAACTGGCCCAGAGCGGCGAAACCAGCGTCAAGCTGCTGCGCGAAGCTGTGCTGCGCCGCTGGGCGGAATTTCTGCCCATGGGGCGCCTTGACTACCTCAGTATTGTTCACCCGGAATCCATGACTCCGCTCACCGAAGTCACCGGTCCGGCGCTCATGGCCTGTGCCGTGCGCATAGGCAAGGCCCGGCTTATCGACAATATTCTGTTGCGACCCTAA